In a single window of the Acyrthosiphon pisum isolate AL4f chromosome X, pea_aphid_22Mar2018_4r6ur, whole genome shotgun sequence genome:
- the LOC100569061 gene encoding protein ALP1-like: MSSDDEDVFMLYWWLRNKKRKRRYWIHPLLKDKQHSSYVVAKELTADEDKFQSFYRMSQVAFHRLVQLVGPHITKKDTNWRMALEPEEKLIITLRYLATGGSFRALAHYFVRGERTIGMTVAETTEAIWTCLHPEWLPVPDTNAWKNISARYQQLWSLPHCLGSIDGKHIRIKKFGNTGSRNFNYKGYFSVQLMACADADGCFVTIDVGDLGRNSDGGVFRSSRLGRWLQADGLNLPPPEPLPLDENEHSFPYYFSADEAFPLKTYIMRPYPRSSLTDKQRVFNFRLSLGRKTVECAFGMLTSKFRVFETPIGCSEKTVISIIKCACVLHNYIRKTEGKMYTPRNDVNIDEDTHMPNVNLEINRNVNLTTAKGMRDYLSDYFLKPGVAIPPQWLRIVGSIE, from the exons ATGTCGTCTGATGATGAGGATGTGTTTATGTTATATTGGTGGCTTCGTAACAAAAAAAGGAAACGTAGGTATTGGATTCATCCACTTTTAAAAGATAAACAGCATAGTAGCTATGTAGTTGCAAAGGAATTAACCGCCGATGAGGATAAATTCCAAAGTTTCTATAGAATGTCTCAAGTTGCTTTTCATCGTTTAGTGCAGTTAGTTGGACCACATATAACGAAGAAAGATACTAACTGGAGAATGGCTTTGGAACCAGAAGAAAAACTCATAATAACATTGAG ataTCTGGCCACAGGCGGCAGCTTTAGAGCTTTGGCTCACTACTTCGTAAGAGGTGAAAGAACAATTGGTATGACTGTTGCAGAAACAACTGAAGCTATATGGACCTGTTTACATCCAGAATGGTTACCTGTTCCAGATACAAATGCATGGAAAAACATTTCAGCACGTTATCAACAACTATGGAGTTTGCCTCACTGTTTGGGATCGATTGATGGCAAGCacataagaattaaaaaatttggaaataCTGGCTCACGTAATTTCAATTACAAAGGTTATTTTTCTGTTCAACTTATGGCGTGTGCAGATGCAGATGGCTGTTTTGTTACTATTGATGTAGGCGATCTTGGTAGAAACAGCGATGGGGGAGTTTTTCGTTCATCTCGTTTAGGTCGATGGTTGCAAGCTGATGGTCTTAATTTACCACCACCAGAACCATTACCACTTGACGAAAACGAACACAGCTTCCCTTATTATTTTTCAGCAGATGAGGCATTCCctcttaaaacatatattatgcgACCATATCCTAGAAGCTCTTTAACAGATAAGCAACGAGTTTTCAATTTTAGGCTGTCTTTAGGTCGTAAGACAGTCGAGTGTGCCTTTGGAATGCTCACATCTAAGTTTCGTGTGTTTGAAACGCCTATAGGTTGCTCAGAAAAAACCgtgatatctattataaaatgtgcatGTGTTTTGCATAATTATATTCGCAAAACAGAAGGAAAAATGTATACGCCAAGAAATGATGTTAATATTGATGAAGACACTCATATGCCGAATGTTAACTTAGAAATAAACAGAAACGTTAATTTAACGACAGCAAAGGGAATGAGAGACTACCTCAGTGATTACTTCTTAAAACCTGGTGTTGCTATTCCACCTCAATGGTTAAGAATTGTGGGAAGTATAGAGTAA
- the LOC115033410 gene encoding uncharacterized protein LOC115033410 translates to MSKGERDFNSKLIEAIEGYVCLYDYKNKDYRNRDNVDLARENVSKEVGRTAKECKESWRNLRIVYTRAIKKPPSGSGVNNKNKTWYLSENMSFLKPYINITLDKSLPGNLPPPPNNEEFQEFEEENPTEINRSQYICNDIENPTYDVSSCSISADTTKTTSQYAMGPPKKKKKTQVDTADDCIINYIQSKSNKPPNEDNAKKLFLLSLLPDLEEMSTVQFRAFRRDVGNLIDRTLGQPPIPYLTSNNYQTTLQHHSDSSSYDGHSHTSEQNSSEIDHPNMLYQELQPYLLRRPEN, encoded by the exons atgTCGAAAGGAGAACgagattttaattcaaaattaatagaagCAATCGAAGGATACGTCTGCTTGTACGATTACAAAAACAAGGATTATAGAAATAGAGATAATGTCGACCTGGCCAGGGAAAATGTTTCAAAGGAGGTAGGACGAACAG CAAAAGAGTGCAAGGAATCGTGGAGAAACTTAAGAATAGTTTATACACGTGCTATAAAGAAGCCACCATCTGGATCTGgagtgaataataaaaataagacgtGGTATCTTTCAGAAAATATGAGTTTTCTAAAACCATATATCAATATTACTTTGGACAAATCATTACCCGGAAATTTACCACCACCACCTAACAACGAGGAATTTCAAGAATTTGAAGAAGAAAACCCAACCGAAATAAACAGATCGCAATATATATGCAATGACATTGAAAATCCCACATACGATGTTTCGTCTTGTAGTATTAGTGCAGATACTACCAAAACTACCAGCCAATATGCAATGGGGCCtccaaagaaaaagaaaaaaacacaagTTGATACTGCAGACGATTGCATAATCAACTACATTCAGTCAAAGTCAAATAAACCACCAAATGAAGATAATgcgaaaaaactttttttattaagtctACTTCCAGATTTAGAAGAAATGAGTACAGTGCAATTCAGAGCTTTCAGACGCGATGTGGGCAATCTTATTGACAGAACACTTGGACAACCACCAATACCATACTTGACATCTAACAACTATCAAACAACTTTACAACATCATTCTGATTCCTCATCATATGATGGTCACTCTCACACATCAGAACAGAATTCTTCTGAGATTGACCACCCTAACATGCTATACCAAGAACTTCAACCATATTTGCTCAGAAGACCAGaaaattga